A region from the Patagioenas fasciata isolate bPatFas1 chromosome 27, bPatFas1.hap1, whole genome shotgun sequence genome encodes:
- the EPS15L1 gene encoding epidermal growth factor receptor substrate 15-like 1 isoform X4, translating into MAALIPLSQQFSTGNPLYETYYKQVDPTYTGRVGASEAALFLKKSGLSDIILGKIWDLADPEGKGYLDKQGFYVALRLVACAQNGHDVNLSSLNLTVPPPKFHDTSSPLLITPPSTETHWAVRVEEKAKFDGIFESLLPVNGLLSGDKVKPVLMNSKLPLDILGRVWDLSDIDKDGHLDKDEFAVAMHLVYRALEKEPVPSLLPPSLIPPSKRKKTAVFPGAVPVLPASPPPKDSLRSTPSHGSVNSLNSTGSLSPKHSIKQAQPAVNWVVPMSEKVRYDEIFLKTDTDMDGFVSGQEVKDIFMHSGLSQNLLAHIWALADTRQVGKLSKDQFALAMYLIQQKVSKGVDPPQVLSPEMIPPSERSTPIQTLSGYLTPVGTEISALTEMRRDSSSSVGSGEFTGVKELDDISQEIAQLQREKYSLEQDIREKEESIRQKTNEVQELQNDLDRETSNLQELEAQKQDAQDRLDEMDQQKAKLKDMLSDVRQKCQEETQVVSISSLKMQIQSQESDLKSQEDDLNRAKAELNRLQQEETQLEQSIQAGKVQLETIIKSLKSTQEEINQARSKLSQLQESHQEVNKSIEEYNEALNGIHGGSLTNLADISEGLGQTERNSYGAMDDPFKNKALMFTNNTQELHTDPFQSEDPFKSDPFKGADPFKGNPFGGDPFKESDPFRSSAPEDFFKKQVKSDPFTSDPFTKPPALPSKPDPFESSDPFTSSSVSSKGPDPFGTLDPFGSGAFSSGEGFADFSQMSKSVAPDPFASSFGGMGFSDDPFKSKSDTPALPPKKNVPPRPKPPSGKSTPVGHLGPADFPKPHDPFQPFGADGSDPFQSKKGFGDPFSGKDPFAPSSSSKTAKDSSLGFADFSSFGNEEQQLAWAKRESERAEQERLARLRRQEQEDLELAIALSKADMPSS; encoded by the exons ATGGCGGCGCTCATCCCCCTCAGCCAGCAG ttttccactGGGAATCCATTGTACGAAACTTATTACAAACAG gtaGATCCAACATACACGGGGAGAGTTGGGGCGAGCGAAGCTGCGCTGTTTCTTAAAAAATCCGGTCTCTCTGATATTATCCTTGGAAAA ATATGGGATTTGGCTGATCCAGAGGGTAAAGGTTACTTGGATAAACAG GGTTTCTATGTCGCGTTGCGCCTTGTGGCGTGTGCACAGAATGGGCACGATGTCAACCTGAGCAGCCTGAACTTGACTGTGCCGCCTCCTAAATTT CATGACACTAGCAGTCCTTTGCTGATCACCCCACCTTCCACAGAGACGCACTGGGCTGTTAGG gtggaagaaaaagcaaagtttGATGGTATTTTTGAAAGCCTTTTGCCAGTAAATGGTTtactttcaggagacaaagtaAAACCAGTACTGATGAATTCAAAGCTACCTCTCGATATCCTAGGAAGG GTGTGGGATCTCAGTGACATTGATAAGGATGGGCACCTGGACAAGGATGAATTTGCTGTG GCAATGCATTTGGTTTATAGAGCTCTTGAGAAAGAGCCGGTTCCTTCCCTGTTACCCCCTTCTCTCATACCACCTTCCAAAAGAAAGAAGACGGCGGTTTTCCCTGGCGCGGTCCCTGTTCTCCCTGCCAGCCCTCCGCCCAAAGACAGCCTGCGTTCCACCCCGTCGCACGGGAGCGTCAACAGCCTCAACAGCACAGGGAGCTTGTCTCCCAAGCACAGCATCAAACAAGCACAG CCCGCTGTGAACTGGGTGGTACCAATGTCCGAAAAAGTGCGATACGATGAGATTTTCCTAAAAACAGACACAGACATGGATGGGTTTGTGAGTGGCCAAGAAGTAAAGGACATTTTTATGCATTCAGGTCTGTCTCAGAACCTCCTAGCACATATATG GGCTTTGGCTGACACGAGGCAGGTGGGGAAGCTGAGCAAAGATCAGTTTGCGCTGGCCATGTATCTCATTCAGCAGAAGGTCAGTAAAGGCGTTGACCCTCCACAAgtgctgtccccagagatgaTCCCTCCCTCGGAGAGGAGCACTCCCATACAG ACTCTGTCAGGTTACTTGACCCCTGTAGGAACCGAGATCTCAGCACTGACAGAAATGCGTCGT GATAGTTCAAGTTCCGTTGGATCAGGAGAATTTACAGGGGTGAAGGAACTGGATGATATTAGTCAAGAAATTGCACAGCTGCAGAG aGAAAAATACTCGCTAGAGCAGGACATTAGGGAAAAGGAAGAATCAATCAGACAGAAAACCAATGAAGTTCAG GAACTGCAAAACGATTTAGACAGGGAGACCAGTAACCTGCAAGAGTTAGAGGCTCAGAAACAAGACGCCCAGGACCGCCTGGACGAGATGGACCAGCAGAAAGCCAAGCTGAAGGACATGCTGAGCGACGTCCGGCAGAAGTGCCAGGAAGAAACACAGGTGGTGAGT ATTTCATCACTAAAAATGCAGATTCAGTCTCAGGAATCGGATCTGAAATCACAGGAGGATGACCTGAACCGAGCCAAAGCAGAGCTGAACCGCCTGCAGCAGGAGGAGacgcagctggagcagagcatccAGGCTGGGAAGGTGCAGCTCGAAACAATCATCAAGTCTTTAAAATCAACACAGGAAGAGATAAACCAG GCAAGAAGTAAACTCTCTCAGCTTCAGGAGAGTCACCAAGAGGTCAATAAGAGTATAGAAGAATATAACGAAGCTCTCAACGGGATTCACGGTGGTAGCTTGACGAATTTAGCGGACATAAGCGAAGGCCTTGGGCAGACGGAAAGAAACAGCTACGGAgctatg GATGATCCATTTAAGAATAAAGCTTTGATGTTTACCAATAACACCCAAGAGCTGCACACGGACCCCTTCCAGTCAGAAGATCCTTTCAAATCGGATCCGTTTAAGGGAGCAGACCCGTTCAAAGGCA ATCCATTTGGAGGAGATCCGTTTAAGGAAAGTGACCCATTTCGTAGTTCTGCCCCTGAGGATTTCTTCAAGAAACAGGTGAAGAGTGACCCGTTCACCTCAGATCCATTCACAAAGCCCCCTGCTTTACCCTCCAAG CCCGACCCTTTTGAAAGCAGTGATCCCTTTACGTCTTCCAGCGTCTCTTCTAAAGGCCCAG ATCCGTTTGGAACTCTGGACCCGTTTGGAAGCGGCGCTTTCAGTAGCGGTGAAGGATTCGCAGACTTCAGTCAGATGTCGAAG TCAGTAGCTCCAGACCCCTTCGCCTCCTCCTTTGGAGGGATGGGCTTCTCCGATGACCCTTTCAAAAGCAAATCCGACACCCCAGCGTTACCGCCGAAGAAAAATGTCCCTCCGCGCCCCAAGCCACCCAGCG GTAAAAGCACTCCCGTAGGCCACCTGGGCCCTGCAGACTTCCCCAAGCCCCACGACCCGTTCCAGCCGTTCGGGGCCGACGGCAGCGACCCGTTCCAGAGTAAAAAGGGCTTTGGGGACCCGTTTAGTGGAAAAGATCCGTTTGCTCCCTCCTCTTCGAGTAAAACTGCTAAAGACTCTTCCTTGGGGTTTGCAGACTTCAGCTCT
- the EPS15L1 gene encoding epidermal growth factor receptor substrate 15-like 1 isoform X8, with protein MAALIPLSQQFSTGNPLYETYYKQVDPTYTGRVGASEAALFLKKSGLSDIILGKIWDLADPEGKGYLDKQGFYVALRLVACAQNGHDVNLSSLNLTVPPPKFHDTSSPLLITPPSTETHWAVRVEEKAKFDGIFESLLPVNGLLSGDKVKPVLMNSKLPLDILGRVWDLSDIDKDGHLDKDEFAVAMHLVYRALEKEPVPSLLPPSLIPPSKRKKTAVFPGAVPVLPASPPPKDSLRSTPSHGSVNSLNSTGSLSPKHSIKQAQPAVNWVVPMSEKVRYDEIFLKTDTDMDGFVSGQEVKDIFMHSGLSQNLLAHIWALADTRQVGKLSKDQFALAMYLIQQKVSKGVDPPQVLSPEMIPPSERSTPIQTLSGYLTPVGTEISALTEMRRDSSSSVGSGEFTGVKELDDISQEIAQLQREKYSLEQDIREKEESIRQKTNEVQELQNDLDRETSNLQELEAQKQDAQDRLDEMDQQKAKLKDMLSDVRQKCQEETQVVSISSLKMQIQSQESDLKSQEDDLNRAKAELNRLQQEETQLEQSIQAGKVQLETIIKSLKSTQEEINQARSKLSQLQESHQEVNKSIEEYNEALNGIHGGSLTNLADISEGLGQTERNSYGAMDDPFKNKALMFTNNTQELHTDPFQSEDPFKSDPFKGADPFKGSDPFQHDPFAEQPPAPADPFGGDPFKESDPFRSSAPEDFFKKQVKSDPFTSDPFTKPPALPSKPDPFESSDPFTSSSVSSKGPDPFGTLDPFGSGAFSSGEGFADFSQMSKSVAPDPFASSFGGMGFSDDPFKSKSDTPALPPKKNVPPRPKPPSVWQRGAAAGVGQARERASGAGAAGAAAEAGAGGPGAGHRAQQGRHAQLLKSCAAPPAVEP; from the exons ATGGCGGCGCTCATCCCCCTCAGCCAGCAG ttttccactGGGAATCCATTGTACGAAACTTATTACAAACAG gtaGATCCAACATACACGGGGAGAGTTGGGGCGAGCGAAGCTGCGCTGTTTCTTAAAAAATCCGGTCTCTCTGATATTATCCTTGGAAAA ATATGGGATTTGGCTGATCCAGAGGGTAAAGGTTACTTGGATAAACAG GGTTTCTATGTCGCGTTGCGCCTTGTGGCGTGTGCACAGAATGGGCACGATGTCAACCTGAGCAGCCTGAACTTGACTGTGCCGCCTCCTAAATTT CATGACACTAGCAGTCCTTTGCTGATCACCCCACCTTCCACAGAGACGCACTGGGCTGTTAGG gtggaagaaaaagcaaagtttGATGGTATTTTTGAAAGCCTTTTGCCAGTAAATGGTTtactttcaggagacaaagtaAAACCAGTACTGATGAATTCAAAGCTACCTCTCGATATCCTAGGAAGG GTGTGGGATCTCAGTGACATTGATAAGGATGGGCACCTGGACAAGGATGAATTTGCTGTG GCAATGCATTTGGTTTATAGAGCTCTTGAGAAAGAGCCGGTTCCTTCCCTGTTACCCCCTTCTCTCATACCACCTTCCAAAAGAAAGAAGACGGCGGTTTTCCCTGGCGCGGTCCCTGTTCTCCCTGCCAGCCCTCCGCCCAAAGACAGCCTGCGTTCCACCCCGTCGCACGGGAGCGTCAACAGCCTCAACAGCACAGGGAGCTTGTCTCCCAAGCACAGCATCAAACAAGCACAG CCCGCTGTGAACTGGGTGGTACCAATGTCCGAAAAAGTGCGATACGATGAGATTTTCCTAAAAACAGACACAGACATGGATGGGTTTGTGAGTGGCCAAGAAGTAAAGGACATTTTTATGCATTCAGGTCTGTCTCAGAACCTCCTAGCACATATATG GGCTTTGGCTGACACGAGGCAGGTGGGGAAGCTGAGCAAAGATCAGTTTGCGCTGGCCATGTATCTCATTCAGCAGAAGGTCAGTAAAGGCGTTGACCCTCCACAAgtgctgtccccagagatgaTCCCTCCCTCGGAGAGGAGCACTCCCATACAG ACTCTGTCAGGTTACTTGACCCCTGTAGGAACCGAGATCTCAGCACTGACAGAAATGCGTCGT GATAGTTCAAGTTCCGTTGGATCAGGAGAATTTACAGGGGTGAAGGAACTGGATGATATTAGTCAAGAAATTGCACAGCTGCAGAG aGAAAAATACTCGCTAGAGCAGGACATTAGGGAAAAGGAAGAATCAATCAGACAGAAAACCAATGAAGTTCAG GAACTGCAAAACGATTTAGACAGGGAGACCAGTAACCTGCAAGAGTTAGAGGCTCAGAAACAAGACGCCCAGGACCGCCTGGACGAGATGGACCAGCAGAAAGCCAAGCTGAAGGACATGCTGAGCGACGTCCGGCAGAAGTGCCAGGAAGAAACACAGGTGGTGAGT ATTTCATCACTAAAAATGCAGATTCAGTCTCAGGAATCGGATCTGAAATCACAGGAGGATGACCTGAACCGAGCCAAAGCAGAGCTGAACCGCCTGCAGCAGGAGGAGacgcagctggagcagagcatccAGGCTGGGAAGGTGCAGCTCGAAACAATCATCAAGTCTTTAAAATCAACACAGGAAGAGATAAACCAG GCAAGAAGTAAACTCTCTCAGCTTCAGGAGAGTCACCAAGAGGTCAATAAGAGTATAGAAGAATATAACGAAGCTCTCAACGGGATTCACGGTGGTAGCTTGACGAATTTAGCGGACATAAGCGAAGGCCTTGGGCAGACGGAAAGAAACAGCTACGGAgctatg GATGATCCATTTAAGAATAAAGCTTTGATGTTTACCAATAACACCCAAGAGCTGCACACGGACCCCTTCCAGTCAGAAGATCCTTTCAAATCGGATCCGTTTAAGGGAGCAGACCCGTTCAAAGGCA GTGACCCATTCCAGCATGACCCTTTTGCAGAACagccacctgctccagcag ATCCATTTGGAGGAGATCCGTTTAAGGAAAGTGACCCATTTCGTAGTTCTGCCCCTGAGGATTTCTTCAAGAAACAGGTGAAGAGTGACCCGTTCACCTCAGATCCATTCACAAAGCCCCCTGCTTTACCCTCCAAG CCCGACCCTTTTGAAAGCAGTGATCCCTTTACGTCTTCCAGCGTCTCTTCTAAAGGCCCAG ATCCGTTTGGAACTCTGGACCCGTTTGGAAGCGGCGCTTTCAGTAGCGGTGAAGGATTCGCAGACTTCAGTCAGATGTCGAAG TCAGTAGCTCCAGACCCCTTCGCCTCCTCCTTTGGAGGGATGGGCTTCTCCGATGACCCTTTCAAAAGCAAATCCGACACCCCAGCGTTACCGCCGAAGAAAAATGTCCCTCCGCGCCCCAAGCCACCCAGCG
- the EPS15L1 gene encoding epidermal growth factor receptor substrate 15-like 1 isoform X3: protein MAALIPLSQQFSTGNPLYETYYKQVDPTYTGRVGASEAALFLKKSGLSDIILGKGFYVALRLVACAQNGHDVNLSSLNLTVPPPKFHDTSSPLLITPPSTETHWAVRVEEKAKFDGIFESLLPVNGLLSGDKVKPVLMNSKLPLDILGRVWDLSDIDKDGHLDKDEFAVAMHLVYRALEKEPVPSLLPPSLIPPSKRKKTAVFPGAVPVLPASPPPKDSLRSTPSHGSVNSLNSTGSLSPKHSIKQAQPAVNWVVPMSEKVRYDEIFLKTDTDMDGFVSGQEVKDIFMHSGLSQNLLAHIWALADTRQVGKLSKDQFALAMYLIQQKVSKGVDPPQVLSPEMIPPSERSTPIQTLSGYLTPVGTEISALTEMRRDSSSSVGSGEFTGVKELDDISQEIAQLQREKYSLEQDIREKEESIRQKTNEVQELQNDLDRETSNLQELEAQKQDAQDRLDEMDQQKAKLKDMLSDVRQKCQEETQVVSISSLKMQIQSQESDLKSQEDDLNRAKAELNRLQQEETQLEQSIQAGKVQLETIIKSLKSTQEEINQARSKLSQLQESHQEVNKSIEEYNEALNGIHGGSLTNLADISEGLGQTERNSYGAMDDPFKNKALMFTNNTQELHTDPFQSEDPFKSDPFKGADPFKGSDPFQHDPFAEQPPAPADPFGGDPFKESDPFRSSAPEDFFKKQVKSDPFTSDPFTKPPALPSKPDPFESSDPFTSSSVSSKGPDPFGTLDPFGSGAFSSGEGFADFSQMSKSVAPDPFASSFGGMGFSDDPFKSKSDTPALPPKKNVPPRPKPPSGKSTPVGHLGPADFPKPHDPFQPFGADGSDPFQSKKGFGDPFSGKDPFAPSSSSKTAKDSSLGFADFSSFGNEEQQLAWAKRESERAEQERLARLRRQEQEDLELAIALSKADMPSS, encoded by the exons ATGGCGGCGCTCATCCCCCTCAGCCAGCAG ttttccactGGGAATCCATTGTACGAAACTTATTACAAACAG gtaGATCCAACATACACGGGGAGAGTTGGGGCGAGCGAAGCTGCGCTGTTTCTTAAAAAATCCGGTCTCTCTGATATTATCCTTGGAAAA GGTTTCTATGTCGCGTTGCGCCTTGTGGCGTGTGCACAGAATGGGCACGATGTCAACCTGAGCAGCCTGAACTTGACTGTGCCGCCTCCTAAATTT CATGACACTAGCAGTCCTTTGCTGATCACCCCACCTTCCACAGAGACGCACTGGGCTGTTAGG gtggaagaaaaagcaaagtttGATGGTATTTTTGAAAGCCTTTTGCCAGTAAATGGTTtactttcaggagacaaagtaAAACCAGTACTGATGAATTCAAAGCTACCTCTCGATATCCTAGGAAGG GTGTGGGATCTCAGTGACATTGATAAGGATGGGCACCTGGACAAGGATGAATTTGCTGTG GCAATGCATTTGGTTTATAGAGCTCTTGAGAAAGAGCCGGTTCCTTCCCTGTTACCCCCTTCTCTCATACCACCTTCCAAAAGAAAGAAGACGGCGGTTTTCCCTGGCGCGGTCCCTGTTCTCCCTGCCAGCCCTCCGCCCAAAGACAGCCTGCGTTCCACCCCGTCGCACGGGAGCGTCAACAGCCTCAACAGCACAGGGAGCTTGTCTCCCAAGCACAGCATCAAACAAGCACAG CCCGCTGTGAACTGGGTGGTACCAATGTCCGAAAAAGTGCGATACGATGAGATTTTCCTAAAAACAGACACAGACATGGATGGGTTTGTGAGTGGCCAAGAAGTAAAGGACATTTTTATGCATTCAGGTCTGTCTCAGAACCTCCTAGCACATATATG GGCTTTGGCTGACACGAGGCAGGTGGGGAAGCTGAGCAAAGATCAGTTTGCGCTGGCCATGTATCTCATTCAGCAGAAGGTCAGTAAAGGCGTTGACCCTCCACAAgtgctgtccccagagatgaTCCCTCCCTCGGAGAGGAGCACTCCCATACAG ACTCTGTCAGGTTACTTGACCCCTGTAGGAACCGAGATCTCAGCACTGACAGAAATGCGTCGT GATAGTTCAAGTTCCGTTGGATCAGGAGAATTTACAGGGGTGAAGGAACTGGATGATATTAGTCAAGAAATTGCACAGCTGCAGAG aGAAAAATACTCGCTAGAGCAGGACATTAGGGAAAAGGAAGAATCAATCAGACAGAAAACCAATGAAGTTCAG GAACTGCAAAACGATTTAGACAGGGAGACCAGTAACCTGCAAGAGTTAGAGGCTCAGAAACAAGACGCCCAGGACCGCCTGGACGAGATGGACCAGCAGAAAGCCAAGCTGAAGGACATGCTGAGCGACGTCCGGCAGAAGTGCCAGGAAGAAACACAGGTGGTGAGT ATTTCATCACTAAAAATGCAGATTCAGTCTCAGGAATCGGATCTGAAATCACAGGAGGATGACCTGAACCGAGCCAAAGCAGAGCTGAACCGCCTGCAGCAGGAGGAGacgcagctggagcagagcatccAGGCTGGGAAGGTGCAGCTCGAAACAATCATCAAGTCTTTAAAATCAACACAGGAAGAGATAAACCAG GCAAGAAGTAAACTCTCTCAGCTTCAGGAGAGTCACCAAGAGGTCAATAAGAGTATAGAAGAATATAACGAAGCTCTCAACGGGATTCACGGTGGTAGCTTGACGAATTTAGCGGACATAAGCGAAGGCCTTGGGCAGACGGAAAGAAACAGCTACGGAgctatg GATGATCCATTTAAGAATAAAGCTTTGATGTTTACCAATAACACCCAAGAGCTGCACACGGACCCCTTCCAGTCAGAAGATCCTTTCAAATCGGATCCGTTTAAGGGAGCAGACCCGTTCAAAGGCA GTGACCCATTCCAGCATGACCCTTTTGCAGAACagccacctgctccagcag ATCCATTTGGAGGAGATCCGTTTAAGGAAAGTGACCCATTTCGTAGTTCTGCCCCTGAGGATTTCTTCAAGAAACAGGTGAAGAGTGACCCGTTCACCTCAGATCCATTCACAAAGCCCCCTGCTTTACCCTCCAAG CCCGACCCTTTTGAAAGCAGTGATCCCTTTACGTCTTCCAGCGTCTCTTCTAAAGGCCCAG ATCCGTTTGGAACTCTGGACCCGTTTGGAAGCGGCGCTTTCAGTAGCGGTGAAGGATTCGCAGACTTCAGTCAGATGTCGAAG TCAGTAGCTCCAGACCCCTTCGCCTCCTCCTTTGGAGGGATGGGCTTCTCCGATGACCCTTTCAAAAGCAAATCCGACACCCCAGCGTTACCGCCGAAGAAAAATGTCCCTCCGCGCCCCAAGCCACCCAGCG GTAAAAGCACTCCCGTAGGCCACCTGGGCCCTGCAGACTTCCCCAAGCCCCACGACCCGTTCCAGCCGTTCGGGGCCGACGGCAGCGACCCGTTCCAGAGTAAAAAGGGCTTTGGGGACCCGTTTAGTGGAAAAGATCCGTTTGCTCCCTCCTCTTCGAGTAAAACTGCTAAAGACTCTTCCTTGGGGTTTGCAGACTTCAGCTCT
- the EPS15L1 gene encoding epidermal growth factor receptor substrate 15-like 1 isoform X7 produces MAALIPLSQQFSTGNPLYETYYKQVDPTYTGRVGASEAALFLKKSGLSDIILGKIWDLADPEGKGYLDKQGFYVALRLVACAQNGHDVNLSSLNLTVPPPKFHDTSSPLLITPPSTETHWAVRVEEKAKFDGIFESLLPVNGLLSGDKVKPVLMNSKLPLDILGRVWDLSDIDKDGHLDKDEFAVAMHLVYRALEKEPVPSLLPPSLIPPSKRKKTAVFPGAVPVLPASPPPKDSLRSTPSHGSVNSLNSTGSLSPKHSIKQAQPAVNWVVPMSEKVRYDEIFLKTDTDMDGFVSGQEVKDIFMHSGLSQNLLAHIWALADTRQVGKLSKDQFALAMYLIQQKVSKGVDPPQVLSPEMIPPSERSTPIQDSSSSVGSGEFTGVKELDDISQEIAQLQREKYSLEQDIREKEESIRQKTNEVQELQNDLDRETSNLQELEAQKQDAQDRLDEMDQQKAKLKDMLSDVRQKCQEETQVISSLKMQIQSQESDLKSQEDDLNRAKAELNRLQQEETQLEQSIQAGKVQLETIIKSLKSTQEEINQARSKLSQLQESHQEVNKSIEEYNEALNGIHGGSLTNLADISEGLGQTERNSYGAMDDPFKNKALMFTNNTQELHTDPFQSEDPFKSDPFKGADPFKGSDPFQHDPFAEQPPAPADPFGGDPFKESDPFRSSAPEDFFKKQVKSDPFTSDPFTKPPALPSKPDPFESSDPFTSSSVSSKGPDPFGTLDPFGSGAFSSGEGFADFSQMSKSVAPDPFASSFGGMGFSDDPFKSKSDTPALPPKKNVPPRPKPPSGKSTPVGHLGPADFPKPHDPFQPFGADGSDPFQSKKGFGDPFSGKDPFAPSSSSKTAKDSSLGFADFSSFGNEEQQLAWAKRESERAEQERLARLRRQEQEDLELAIALSKADMPSS; encoded by the exons ATGGCGGCGCTCATCCCCCTCAGCCAGCAG ttttccactGGGAATCCATTGTACGAAACTTATTACAAACAG gtaGATCCAACATACACGGGGAGAGTTGGGGCGAGCGAAGCTGCGCTGTTTCTTAAAAAATCCGGTCTCTCTGATATTATCCTTGGAAAA ATATGGGATTTGGCTGATCCAGAGGGTAAAGGTTACTTGGATAAACAG GGTTTCTATGTCGCGTTGCGCCTTGTGGCGTGTGCACAGAATGGGCACGATGTCAACCTGAGCAGCCTGAACTTGACTGTGCCGCCTCCTAAATTT CATGACACTAGCAGTCCTTTGCTGATCACCCCACCTTCCACAGAGACGCACTGGGCTGTTAGG gtggaagaaaaagcaaagtttGATGGTATTTTTGAAAGCCTTTTGCCAGTAAATGGTTtactttcaggagacaaagtaAAACCAGTACTGATGAATTCAAAGCTACCTCTCGATATCCTAGGAAGG GTGTGGGATCTCAGTGACATTGATAAGGATGGGCACCTGGACAAGGATGAATTTGCTGTG GCAATGCATTTGGTTTATAGAGCTCTTGAGAAAGAGCCGGTTCCTTCCCTGTTACCCCCTTCTCTCATACCACCTTCCAAAAGAAAGAAGACGGCGGTTTTCCCTGGCGCGGTCCCTGTTCTCCCTGCCAGCCCTCCGCCCAAAGACAGCCTGCGTTCCACCCCGTCGCACGGGAGCGTCAACAGCCTCAACAGCACAGGGAGCTTGTCTCCCAAGCACAGCATCAAACAAGCACAG CCCGCTGTGAACTGGGTGGTACCAATGTCCGAAAAAGTGCGATACGATGAGATTTTCCTAAAAACAGACACAGACATGGATGGGTTTGTGAGTGGCCAAGAAGTAAAGGACATTTTTATGCATTCAGGTCTGTCTCAGAACCTCCTAGCACATATATG GGCTTTGGCTGACACGAGGCAGGTGGGGAAGCTGAGCAAAGATCAGTTTGCGCTGGCCATGTATCTCATTCAGCAGAAGGTCAGTAAAGGCGTTGACCCTCCACAAgtgctgtccccagagatgaTCCCTCCCTCGGAGAGGAGCACTCCCATACAG GATAGTTCAAGTTCCGTTGGATCAGGAGAATTTACAGGGGTGAAGGAACTGGATGATATTAGTCAAGAAATTGCACAGCTGCAGAG aGAAAAATACTCGCTAGAGCAGGACATTAGGGAAAAGGAAGAATCAATCAGACAGAAAACCAATGAAGTTCAG GAACTGCAAAACGATTTAGACAGGGAGACCAGTAACCTGCAAGAGTTAGAGGCTCAGAAACAAGACGCCCAGGACCGCCTGGACGAGATGGACCAGCAGAAAGCCAAGCTGAAGGACATGCTGAGCGACGTCCGGCAGAAGTGCCAGGAAGAAACACAGGTG ATTTCATCACTAAAAATGCAGATTCAGTCTCAGGAATCGGATCTGAAATCACAGGAGGATGACCTGAACCGAGCCAAAGCAGAGCTGAACCGCCTGCAGCAGGAGGAGacgcagctggagcagagcatccAGGCTGGGAAGGTGCAGCTCGAAACAATCATCAAGTCTTTAAAATCAACACAGGAAGAGATAAACCAG GCAAGAAGTAAACTCTCTCAGCTTCAGGAGAGTCACCAAGAGGTCAATAAGAGTATAGAAGAATATAACGAAGCTCTCAACGGGATTCACGGTGGTAGCTTGACGAATTTAGCGGACATAAGCGAAGGCCTTGGGCAGACGGAAAGAAACAGCTACGGAgctatg GATGATCCATTTAAGAATAAAGCTTTGATGTTTACCAATAACACCCAAGAGCTGCACACGGACCCCTTCCAGTCAGAAGATCCTTTCAAATCGGATCCGTTTAAGGGAGCAGACCCGTTCAAAGGCA GTGACCCATTCCAGCATGACCCTTTTGCAGAACagccacctgctccagcag ATCCATTTGGAGGAGATCCGTTTAAGGAAAGTGACCCATTTCGTAGTTCTGCCCCTGAGGATTTCTTCAAGAAACAGGTGAAGAGTGACCCGTTCACCTCAGATCCATTCACAAAGCCCCCTGCTTTACCCTCCAAG CCCGACCCTTTTGAAAGCAGTGATCCCTTTACGTCTTCCAGCGTCTCTTCTAAAGGCCCAG ATCCGTTTGGAACTCTGGACCCGTTTGGAAGCGGCGCTTTCAGTAGCGGTGAAGGATTCGCAGACTTCAGTCAGATGTCGAAG TCAGTAGCTCCAGACCCCTTCGCCTCCTCCTTTGGAGGGATGGGCTTCTCCGATGACCCTTTCAAAAGCAAATCCGACACCCCAGCGTTACCGCCGAAGAAAAATGTCCCTCCGCGCCCCAAGCCACCCAGCG GTAAAAGCACTCCCGTAGGCCACCTGGGCCCTGCAGACTTCCCCAAGCCCCACGACCCGTTCCAGCCGTTCGGGGCCGACGGCAGCGACCCGTTCCAGAGTAAAAAGGGCTTTGGGGACCCGTTTAGTGGAAAAGATCCGTTTGCTCCCTCCTCTTCGAGTAAAACTGCTAAAGACTCTTCCTTGGGGTTTGCAGACTTCAGCTCT